In the Pseudonocardia sediminis genome, GGCCGTCGCCGACGCGACCGGACGGTTCCGCATCGCCGCGGACGACGACGAGGCATGAGTCCGGGCCCGCCCCCGGCGCGGGGAACGGGCCCGGACGTGGTCGGGACCTAGTCCAGCGGGCCGACCGCGTGCTGTCCGCCGCGCGACCGCGCCGCGACGACGGGGGTGTCCACGACGCCGAGCCGACGGCCGAGCCGCGGCGGCAGGGCTCCGGACAGCGCACGGGCCTCATCGGGGGTCAGCGAGTCGATCAGGGTCTCCAGGACCGCGATCGAGGCCTCGTCGGCCCGTGTCGTGTCGTGCATGCCCAGC is a window encoding:
- a CDS encoding DUF2267 domain-containing protein, with protein sequence MHLTDEVFLTRVQHRLGMHDTTRADEASIAVLETLIDSLTPDEARALSGALPPRLGRRLGVVDTPVVAARSRGGQHAVGPLD